The genomic stretch GAGGccgggggtgggggtgggggagattGTCTGGTTGAATGTTTTGTccctctctttattttggagggtATAGATTCCTTATTCAATTGGTTCTGAATCATTTTTAACATCATTTGTTCAATCCTCTGCACCAGGTCTGCACTTGTGTGAGTATGGCTCCTGGTGAGCTTTATGTTTCACCCTCTGTTCTTTGAGTCAACTTAAGTACTCCATCCCTGCATATAGCTAATTATTTGAAATATTGTACTACATAAGGGCGGGCTCTGGCCCTCTGCTTTCCTATAAGAAAAGTTATTAAGGCTGGGATATGTCCTACTCTCGTTCTTTATCTCTAAGCTATCAatctatattttccttttttatcaaTACCAATGGAGATTCCACCTTTCTTTCTTCTGTGTGAGCCACTTTTCTAGTTCTGATCCAATTTGCATATCGTGATATTTGATGAGTTTTGGATGTCATATAGATGCATGGCTTTCTCTTTGAAATCTCCTTGATGGGCTATATGGGCCTTTTGTTCTCTTTCATCTCTATCTTTTGGTGCAAAGGAAGGAAACTAAACTAAACGGACTGACAGACACTCCCTTGTATCATCAAACAACATAGAAGAAACGTAAggcttttattctttttaacaTATGTAAAGAGTGGAGAAAGTATGAGCTGAATAGAGGAAAGTCTTAACTTCTGACTTGAACTTTTAATGTGGATAGTAAATTGTGTGCCAGTGTAAGATTATGTCAGTTTATACATACTGCAAAGTCTATATAATTGTAggtaaaaggattaaaaaatatGTGTGTGGCTTTGATGAGGACTTCCGTGGTCATGCCTCTGAGGAAAGAGGGAAATATTTGGTTTACATTAGTTCTTGTATAACAATCTGAATTGATGAACATAATGTCTTCACTCTCTTGTAGCCGTTGACGTATCTTAAGAGTGAACAGAAGAAACCTCTACTTCACAATTCAATTTGGGATTGAATTTTAGATTTAGGTTGGAAAAGCTGAAGAGGAAGCAAAATTGATTAGTATCTTTCTCATAAATATGATGGCCAAGCTCTTATAATGGGTTAATAACAACGTACACAATGGCAGGTTTTGACAATCCATCCCCCCTCTCCAcccacaatatatatatatatatatatatataaagaagaagaaaaacaaccTCCTAGATAAATACTAGATAATGATGTAATTCTCAGTTGAATTTGTGAGATCAGAAAAGGACCAAGCAGGTTTCTTTACTAAAGGAATTCAGGAGATTCAATCCTTTCCACATGTAGTTCAGGGAGTGTGGGGGTAAGTTTGTAGGGTTTCATCCATTTAGCAAATAATAATCGATAATGGTAACCAATCAAACTTACTAGACCCAGTATCTAGATTCAAGGATACAGATCATTAGATGATTTTTCATACTAAAAGAATTgaattccttctctttttcagtGTACAATTAATATGAGATGATGGAAATGATTTGTCTTACTGTTCATTTTTTCTCTCATCTTGTGGTTCTTGGCTATTCCCACATCGGACAGTTATAAGCTTATCCATCTTTGTACTTGCATTTGCACATAGGTCATCCTCTTCTTAGGGTTGGAGATCTATCAGCTAAATTTGAGGGATTTGCTGACTCAATTTGACTCACTTGGCAGGCATGATCTTGTCTGTTTATGTGCAAATCTCCCTACTTTTTCACCCCATATTATATGTTGTACATGTTTCTTCAGtagatttctttttcttgcaGAAATGGAAAGCCCCTAGTAAAGTTTCTATATTTGAAGAAAGATGATTAGATTCAGTACATGTTTTCTTATCCTCTtattgattttttcctttttttttttctgttgtgaAATTGGGGCGATACTGTCTTGAGTCCACAGAGAACAGAGAGTTGCAGGTTTTTTGACTAATCATTTACTGAACCCCTGGAATGGCCTTTGACCACCTCTAAGCACCAATTCCATGTCCTTTTGCACAGAGAAAGCTTAACTCAAGCTTTGATTGCATTTGCAATCTAATATGTGCCTACTGCCTAAAATCCCTCTAAGCATTACTTCTTCATTTGATTTGTTTATGAAAAATGTAGATTGAAATTAAATCTATTGCAGTTTTGAGGCCTTTTCCACTGTTTTATAGCAATTGTAATATGCAGTAGAAAATTTTCCCCCCCTTTTGCTGGATAAAGTGAGAGTGGACAGTTTAGCATATTTGTTTTACCTGAAGCATTAATGCCCAAGAAAATGGTGATAGGGAAAACAAGCATTATTAAGGATTTGTAGTATTTCTATCTTAACTGAAAACCATGAGATTCATGCTTTTGTAATTAAAGTTCTGACACCAAGATTGGCTCAATTCAACTTGTTTTCCATTTTGCCAAAATTTTGGAAGTTTTTatattactttctttccttgTTAAGTATTAGAATAGTTAAATAATAGATTGAGTGATATCATAGACGTTGGTTACACTGTCAGAACTTGGTAGTTAGTTATTATCTGTTCTGTGATGGTAAAATTTGACTCACTACTCATGTCATTCTAGTTGTAGGACAAGTGATCTGATTAGTCAAAACTAATTGGAGGAGCTGGGATTTTATGCTAAAGCCTAAGTAAAGGGTGATTTGATCTGAAGGAAATTATAGTTGAATAGTCTCAAGATAAAAGTTACAGGTTTTAAATTATAAATGAGttccttttttcttgtttgacttttctttgattcttctgcAAGACCCTGATGCTCCATGTGCATCTTGTTTATCATTGGTATCAGGACCCTGGCGTTGTAATCTTTACATACTGATTTTTAATACTATATTGGAAGTATATGTCTTCAGTTGGAATTTGAGAGGATTCATGTGATTGCAATGGGCCTTGTGTAGGTTTTGGTATCAAGTGGATTTGAATCTGACATTTGATAACAAATAAAAAGCCAGTTTGACCAAATCAAGAAGCTAAATGTTTTTATGCCAGGTGAAAGTGAATCAGAGTGAGCTTACTGAAATATGTAAATGATGGTATCAGACTATCAGTTAACTGGATTGAATTGGACTTACCCTTTTAACCATTTGTCTGGGCAAGATTACTACAGTTTATAATTAGCCATGACTGGAAAATCTCACCTAATCTAATCTGAAATGTGACATTTCAGTTGGAGATCCAGAAGGTGGGTTTCCTTGTGACTCAGTTCAGTGAGAAAGAATCTCAAGAAATTCCAGTTGATCCAGATTATGAGCCATGGTTGATCAGTGAATGTCACAGAGGTGGCAGTTGAAGGTGTGTACCAATATTAAAGGAGCCATGTAGCATGTCATGAAGCATTTGGAGATGTAGTTGCTATAAAAAAGGTTGGGGGAACAGATTTTAAATGGTTGGACTTAGGTACATACAACATGGTGGAGTGGGTATGTGGTTGTCTGCTTGCTTGGTTGATTGGTAGGTGGTGTACCCTAATTATTGATGGGCTAACTATTATCATTCCCCTATATTAGCCTTTTAAATGTACTCAAAAACTCCTATTCCAAATATTTTTCTGATTCCTCTGAGAAGCAAATTTCCACATCTCCTCTCCTGTCAATTTGAAGTTTTAAATTACCCCTGGTACCCTCCCTTTCTGGTAAAAATAGCCAAGTTTTGAAATTTGGAATGCACGTCCACCATTGAAGAATCACCCTGATGAGGTACACTTAAGTGACAGAAATACAGAGTGGATATTCAGAAACTCTAACCACAAGATTGGGTTTCAAGTTTTGTTTATGTGATACGTATGATCTGAAGAGTTGGGTTCCTTATTGACTCGTGgtaaatttcaaagaaaaaaaaaaaacaatgacaCCATGGGACGAAGTAAACAATTTAATTTAGTTGGTGTTTGgatacctttttttctttttctttttttaatgaaaaacaaGAGAAGTATTTGACTTAAAAGAGAAACTACACTTCCTTGAATAATGGATCATTGGGAAGGCACGCTAGAGCATATTCAGTGCAAGTCAAGGGGGTAGAGCAGTCTATTTGTAGTTTGTAGAGTATGAGTGTTTCCTACAGCAgactaagggcccatttgattttgtttccttaaatgtgttttttcaattttctgtgttcaaaaacggaaaaacacccccaaaaattgtttgatttttctgtttcattccacttgtttttggaaatagaaatataaatttatgcctatttctatATCTAGAGACaagaatgaagaaacaaatcaatcttgtttttctgtttctagaaacaaatggGAGGGGCAAAACTTGtgaaaaacccgatacttcacCCGACCTACCTCAACCCCATTCCATTATTGAAACTTTTCGTTACTCAGATGCGGCAATTCCAACTTGGttgtaaggatgtgaatttgaaaccaaaatcgtttaCCAAACCTGAACCGAGCCATTTACACTGAAATCGCataactgtttagtaaatggttcggttctggtttcaagttcaCTTTAAATAGATTAAAGAACataaaatagataaaattttGGGTGTCTAAAAACTGAATATAAGTTTTCTATAATATGCTGATATATTGtatcataaatttaaaaactGAATGTAAGTTCTTAGTGTTCTCTTGGTCCCTTCTCAACTGTAGAGAGAAGACATAACTAAAATAAAGAGGGTTTTAAACTTAGAATATAAGTATAATGTTATAAGATGATTTAAGTTATTAATTACGTCATGCCACCAGTTCTTGGCATAGATCTAGATCCAAACCATATCGAATTGTAAACACTTATTTCAAATCCATGATGTAACTATATTAtaatcaatttggttcaatttagaATATTCAGTCCAGagttggatttggtttttggtttgaaTCCTGATATATGGAAATCACAGAGCAAGCAAGGAACCATATAGATGCAGCAGGCATGGATGCCACATTAATCATGAATCTCCTTCATTGCATTATTTTTCGACATTTTCTCTAGACTTTCCATAGAATCTGTCCTCTGTTGCATGAGCGTATGCAAGCTCTGGTTTAGCTTTCGACATGATTCTGAACTTCACTAAATCCATGATGCATCGAACACCCTGTCTTGATCTTAATCCATTACTATCACACAACCATAAGATGAGTAGCCTACTCATGGTGACTTCAGGAGAAGGCCTTGACTGGAAAACTAAACATATACCAATGGGTTTTGAACTGAAAGGGAGTACCGACCCTGATGTTGTGGGTTCTTGCAATGGCTTTTTCTGGATAATGACAGAGGATGATATGGGTTTGggttgtagaaacgcaaccctaaaacaatgcagaagataatggaaaaataaaacaaacaatgcacacggattttacgaggttcggaaaggttgcctacgtctccggtgagatgagatcttgcttcactatcaatggagaatagggttacaacgctcatcctcacacctctcagtattgcttgcattacagagaaagaaaccctcgctacaaatatatagcgaaaaaaccctaatccgaaaagtacacaattgccctcaaataaaaaaatttgagcaagaggctgcgcccccctacaccccatGCTATGCAGGgaggcctcctgccccccttgcaacctccacggcccgctaaccgttTAGCGGGACCGCCATCCTGTCTGTCTaagtgttgcaccagtactccttggattaaactgcgacggaatacaagacatcatacaccaacatggGTCCCATAATCTTCCTCTGTAATCCCATCACAAAACAGAAGATGATGTTGCCCATGCCCCCCTTAAGACCAATAATGAAGATAAAGAGCAAGGTTGGTTTTGGCTGTAGACAGGATGAATAATATTCTTAATTGTGAGATAATTACAGTGGGCGAAAATTCATGGAGAATGTTAGATGGTTTCCCAAGATCTATAAGATATCTATGTGAAACACATCCAGTGTTTTTGGATGGAACCCTCTATTGGCTCACTGAAGAATTACATTTTTGCTGTAGATACATTCTTGCATTAGACATTGACAGTGAAAAGTTTTGGACTATTGATCAATGTCCTCCTCCTAAAGATTGGTCTAGACAGAGAGATTCTTTAATTCATATGGATAGATCTCTTGCCAAAATTGATTACGAAGACGAAGAAGATCCAGGAACATCTGTGTACATATGGTTACTTGAGGGTAGCAAGACCAAGGGGTTTTCATTTACTTTAACTACTTATGATATGTCAAAAGTAGTTCATAGGACAGATTATTTCAAAGTTGTGGCTAAATTTGATCATGATACATTTCTGCTAGAAGTTGGGAAAATAATTCCTTATAATGGGTCCTACCTTGTTCTCTACTCTCCAGTGTTGAAGAAGCAGGATTTATCTGTTCATCGGAAAACTCTTACATTGCTGGGACATTGGATGGTTCTGAGCCTCAAACCTCTCAAGCTATGATAGATAGTTAGACCTCAGTACACATGTCTGTTTGATTCATAGACGAATGTTCTTAAGTACACATTGGATTTGACTACTTCTATTTTGTTTCCTGTCATGTGCTTGAGATTCTGATATGTTATTGTCAGAGATTATTATGTGGGATCtgaattcttcttccttttatcaGATTAACTTGTTTATTTTATATGTTCTTGttagtgattttgattatgtgAAATCTGAATTATTCTTCCTTCTTATCAGATTATCTTGTTTAATTATTCTAGTTATCATACATGGTTCTTATTATTTCTGAATTCTCTAACATACCAGCCAACTTTGAATCCTTGAGTCCTTATGTAGACAAACTAAGCAAATTTTCCTTGGATCCTTGAATGATTGGCAAACTTTTAACTATGAAAATCTAACTGTAACTGTAACTGTAACTGTAACTAGATGACAGTATATGACTATATATGACCTTAGTGTAGTGTTGATATTTCAGTGGCAACTGCCAGTGCAACTTCTCATCAGGAGGGTATTGCAATCGAAGTCGTGCTAAACAATGCCAGCTTTGAGCTTGCCGGTGGCGGCGATGCTTTAAGTTCTAGGAGAGTTGGGGTAAGTTTGTGGGGTTATATCCAATTAGCAAATAATAATCGATAATAATGGTAACCAATCAACCTTACTGGACCCAATATCTAGATTCAAGGATACAGATCATTAGATGATTTATCATACTAAGAGAATTGGATTGCTTCTCTTTTTCGGTGTCTAATTAATGTGAAATGCTGGAAAATGATGTGTCTTTGCCAACACCAGGTAGCTGTCATAAGGTTTAGTTGCGATGACTGAAGCCTGAGGAGTTTACAGAGGAAATCAGCTTCTGTTCATTCTTTCTCTCATCTTGTGGATTTTGGCTATTCCCACATCAGATAGTTATAAGATTCTCCATCTTTGTACATGTATTTGCTCATAAGCCATCCTCTCTTCTAAGGGTTGGAGATCTATTGGTTAAATTTGAGGGCTTTCTTTTAGATTTGCtaaagtcaatttgacttactTGTCAGGCATGATCCTGTCTGTTTATGTGAATACCTCCCTATGTTTTCAGCCAACCTTATATGTTGTACATGTTTCTTCAATAGATTTCATCTTCTCATGGAAATGGAAAAGCCATTAGTAATATTTCTATATTCGGAGAAAGATGCTTAAATACATTGGGTTgttaaatttagggttttaagttTTTGGAGTTCCTTTTTTCTTAATTGacttttctttgattcttctgcAAGACCCTGATGCTCCATGAGCATCTTGTTTATGCACTGGTAGCAGTACCCTGATTTTGTAATCTATACATACTGGTTTTTAATACCATAGAATGTATTGGAAATTTATGTCTTTAATTGGAATGTGAGAGGATTCTTGTGATTACAAAGACCATAATTTTGGTCTACAACTAAACAAAAAATAccctatattttttatttgttgtctTCAATATTATCCCCTTTCTGTCTTCTTATCTAGGAAATAATCATAGCCTCAATCCCTACTAACTCGGAGGAGAAGAAGTAAAAGTTAGAAAAATTAGCAACAAACAAGATTCACCTTGTATGGTTTGACTATCCAAAGTCACCGAATTTGAAGAAGGTGAGTCGAGTCGAAAAACCTAGTCTTTTAACTGAATAGTTTTCAAACCGGTTTGATTCGATATTTTTGGTTCTTATTCagtttaattcaatttatttggtttagggtAAAGACCGGGCAGACTAGCACCATGCCCAGATAAGTACCCCTGCCACTACCATCCTACTCTTCCATTGGTTGAACCGCAAGCTCCATGCGTGCCAACCTTTGCCCTTGATTTAATTGGTTTGGGTTCATTTTATTCGGTTTCATTTGCTCGCTTTAATTCGATTTAGTTCAAATTGACAGATTTAACTCtagaactgaaatcaaattgattaaactatatttttaaaatcaaaatagaacCAATTTTTTACAattgattcaattttaaattgtCAATTTCGATTTCAGCTGGTTCTAAATTGACACCTTCACAGCGACCGCCAAACACAAACCCAAAATTTCCATGCCACGTAAGGGTCATAGTGAATCGATATTAGTGGAGATCGATACCGATATGTGACCAATTCAAATCGATTATCACTATCGTTTTGGGTAAAATCGTAGAAACCCAATATTTCCATGTCACGTAAGGGTCATAGTGTATCGATATTAGTGGAGATCGATACCGATATGTGACCAATTCAAATCGATTATCACTATCGTTTTTGGGTAAAAtcgtaaaatatatatatatatatatatatatatttttaaagtaAACCGATATGTGACCAATTCTCTTTTATATCCTTTTAAAGAGATGGAAGTTATAAAAGAGTCGGAACTGAAATAGGAGTCTTTCTTCCCATTCAGATTATGGATCCTGATATGAGAGTTTCTGGATTTCTCCTACCTGATTTAGATTTGCCCATTTCCTCTTTCGCTTTCCCTTAGAGGAgccagaagagaagaagaagaagaagaagaagaagaaaagaggtaTGGATACCTTTTTGATCATGAATCTTCCTTTTCCTATTGTTTTAGACATTCTTTCTAGACTTCCCATAAAATATCTCCTCCGTTGCATGAGTGTATGCAAGCTCTGGTTTAGCTTTCGACATGATTCTGAATTCATCAAGCTCCATTTCACTAAAAGTATGATACATCCACCTTCCGGTCTACTTCTTCATCCATTACGAACACCCAACAATGAGACGAGTAGCTTACTTATAGTAACTCCTGATGTAGGTGTTTGGAATGCCAAACACATATCAATAAATCTTGATCTGACACAGGAAAAACTCCTTATTGTGGGTTCTTGCAATGGCTTTCTCTGTTTGACAACAGGGAGGGCTGATACTATATGGCTCTGTAATCCCATTACAAAACAGAGTATGGAATTGCCCACTTCACAGGGATATAATCCCATTACAaagaagatgatggagatgAAGTTGTTCACTTACACCACAAACCCAAGTTCAAACGATATAATTACCAGTACTGTTGGTTTTGGCTTTGATAGCTTAAGCAATGAATATAAAGTGGTTCGACTTTCTTTAAACAAGAACCGTGATGTTACATATTGTGAGATAATTACAGTGGGTGCAGAGAATAGTTCATGGAGATTTTTAGATTTCCCAGAATCTTTAAGGTATTTACATCAAACTGATCCAGTTCTTTTGGATGGAACACTCTATTGGCTCATCGAAAATTCTTCGCTTCGCCACGAATACATTCTTGCATTCGACATTCACAGTGAAAAGTTTTGGATTATTGATCAATATCCTCTTCAAGAGTATGGAGAAAGACTATCTTTAATTCAAATAGATGGATCTCTTGGGTTAATTGATTGTTATTCTGAGGCTCTGGTTATATGGTTAATTAAGGGTAGCAAGTCCATGGGTTTCTCATTTACTTTATTAACTACTTATGATATCTCGGGCGTGATTTGTTTGGATGATCATTACACATTTGTGGCTAATTTTGGTCGTGATACATTCCTGCTAAGTGTATTGAAGGGAGTGTTTGCTCAAAAAATTCCTGTGGATATTGAGTCCTCTCTTGTTGTCTACTCTCCGGTGGTGAAAAAACAGAATTTATCTGTTCAAGTAGGACCTTGGAAAAGTAAATGCTTGCAGGGACATTGGATTGCGCCTACTTTCAAATCTCTCCCAGGCTCTGGATTCTGatagtttttttgttcttgttagATTCATTGAGGAAACTGAagtggtatttttttttctgtcataTGCTTTGATTATCAATGGAgtgattgagatttttttaatgTTCTAGTCAGACTTTTTATTATGTGGGATCTgaattcttcttcctttactaTATTAACTTGTTTAAATTTAGTTAGGTTGTTCTTGgtagtgattttgattatgtgGGATCtgaattatttttcctttttatcagATTATATGTTCTTGTTGGTGATTTTGATTATGTGGGATCTGAATTCTTCTTCCTAAATAGACACAAGGAGGTGCTAGCATGCGCTTTGCGGCCTAATagcatttttcaaaatttcctgATTTTTAATTGGTTTTGTGTGGATTTCTATGGATTCGATTTTAATTGGtccaatcggtttggtttctatAGGCTTGATCATTAAAGACCACTTGAACCAACTATTTCCTTTTTTGGGGGGTtgttgaaatttggggttttaagTTATAAATGAGTTCCTTATTTCTTAGTTGACTTTTATTTGATTCTTCTGCAAGACCCTGATGCTCCATGAGCATCTTGTTTATGCACTGATAGCAGTACCCTGATTTTGTAATCTGTACATACTGGTTTTTAATGCTATGGAATATATTGGAAATTTATGTCTTTAATTGTAATGTGAAAGGATTCTTGTGATTACAAAGGGCCATGTGTAGGTTATGGTACCAAGTGGATTTGAATCTGACATTTGTTAGTTTAGAAGCCAGTTTGATCAAATCAAGCAGCTAATTTTGTGATGCcaggtgaaagagagagagagagagagagctaccCTTCTTTCTACCCTAGTATCTGGGTAAGATGGTATGGCAGTCATTACTGGGAAACCTCACCTAAGCTATTTCTGGAATGTGGCATTTCAGTTGGAGATCCAGAAGGTGGGTTTTCCTTGTGACTACAGTTCATTGAGGAAAGAATCTCAAAATTCCAGTTCATCCAAATTATGGGCCATGGTTGATCAGTGAAAGTTTGAGGTGGCAGATTGGTGTGTACATTGTACGCTGGATTGAACTGCCAAGTCTAATCAAGGAGCCATCATGTCATGAAGCATTTAGGGAGGTAGTTGCTTTAAAAAGGTTGTGGCAACAGATTTGAAATGGTAGGACTGAGAAGGTGCATGCAATATGGTGGAGTATGTGGTTCTGGTATCCTATATGCGGTGTG from Macadamia integrifolia cultivar HAES 741 chromosome 14, SCU_Mint_v3, whole genome shotgun sequence encodes the following:
- the LOC122061470 gene encoding putative F-box protein At1g32420; amino-acid sequence: MDTFLIMNLPFPIVLDILSRLPIKYLLRCMSVCKLWFSFRHDSEFIKLHFTKSMIHPPSGLLLHPLRTPNNETSSLLIVTPDVGVWNAKHISINLDLTQEKLLIVGSCNGFLCLTTGRADTIWLCNPITKQSMELPTSQGYNPITKKMMEMKLFTYTTNPSSNDIITSTVGFGFDSLSNEYKVVRLSLNKNRDVTYCEIITVGAENSSWRFLDFPESLRYLHQTDPVLLDGTLYWLIENSSLRHEYILAFDIHSEKFWIIDQYPLQEYGERLSLIQIDGSLGLIDCYSEALVIWLIKGSKSMGFSFTLLTTYDISGVICLDDHYTFVANFGRDTFLLSVLKGVFAQKIPVDIESSLVVYSPVVKKQNLSVQVGPWKSKCLQGHWIAPTFKSLPGSGF